Genomic DNA from Oncorhynchus clarkii lewisi isolate Uvic-CL-2024 chromosome 28, UVic_Ocla_1.0, whole genome shotgun sequence:
TGTGTTACAATTAATGTTATCATTTTACTTGCAATTTGTCCCAGTTCTACTGTTAGGCCTTCCAGAGTCACTCACATGATAGCATCAATGTTGCACCCGTCAATCACTGTCTGTATGGAAAAGCCAAGGATGAGACGGATGGCCATCCTACCCTGGGAGTAACTCGTACAACAGCCTCTAGGAAAACCTATTGAGCAAAAAGACAAGAAACTTTATCTTGTATGGCAATTAAAAAACACCATTTGCAAAaaacaaggagagagggagacagacagacggactgaGACAAAACTTTCACATCCAATATTGACCTTGTTTAGCTGCAGAAACCTCGGCAGCAAACAGCCCCACAGCCAGGAGCACGAGCAGCACAATAACAGGGGCTCTGATCTGGGCCATCTCTTCTTCTGTGGTGCTGTGATGTGACGAGCTGCTGTCTTCAGACAAAGAGCTTCAGTGGCTGTGTGAGGTCCTACTCCTCACCAGAGCCATATATATACTCCTGGtgcaggtagagagaggtgaaatgGACTTTCCTACCCACGCCTTAAAACCAAAGTTCCACGGCAGAATTTCCCCATCACATTCCCCAATGAGCAAAAAAGGGAAACAAGATTCTTGAACGGAACAAGAGGGAGACTGTTTGAACAACTTTTACATGTTTATTTACATACAGCATTTATTCTGAGCTGATTGAAATGCACGACAATATTAGTGTACCTAAATGCTTGTACCTTTGTTGAAGTCTCCTGGGTTAAGGAATACATTTTTGGATTATGttaagtgagtttgtgttttatATTATATCTCAGTATTTCATTATTCTGGTGCTGGGGACCCAAAGGGTTTAGTTTTGCCCCAAATgctacacacctgattccacgAATTACCTCATCATCAAaaccctgctcagacgttgcatgcatcaaccaatagTTGTGTGGGATGTCATCGGCCGTGCTGTCTAGCATCAGATTGCTAATAGAACATGTGGTTAGTTCATacttaaaatacctatccaggcattgTAAGACCTAGCATGCATCTGCAACGCCTAGGCAGAGGAACACTCCCAATGATTAGTGGAATCAGGTATCTAGTGCTACGGCAATAACAGAAAAGTGCACACCTTTTGGGTCCCCATTAAGAAACACCGTTCTATCCTATGATCCTATATGAACTAGTTATAAATACAAGGAGTGCAGGGTGAATTACATGCCAACCACTGTACCTCAATTGAACAATATATCAATTCTACATTATAATGTCCTTTAACCCTCATAACCAAAGGATGTGGGAGATGTCAATCAAATAAAAACCTTTGTATTTTGATTCAGACAGAGAATAACTGTGGTCTCAAATCAATAGCCTGTTTACGCACCCATTCGTCAATCTAAGTGACAGTAAataaaatccccatcaaaatacgTCAGTTTAAATGAGAGATATCAGATTTTTGAATGAGCTTcttctcaatccaccacatccacaTGTGCAGTGAAAgatgtcagaccatgagaattcgccaaaatctgtcttctcacaaaaacgtctgtagcgtctgaaTGGTTCTCCGGATCTCTGTTTTGATCTACGCCCCCCACAAGTAACACTGAtgtgtcaacttctgtctgtagtgtctgaacCATTTGGACTAGAAACTAATACTCCAGTACTACCACACTGACTCTCAccaacacaatggtgttctccgtccaacgctctaaccactaggctaccctgccgcccctataggCAGAGTGACTCCACCTCAAGAGTTgtatttggcgaaaggctcggcataCGCATACTCAAGCTCACTGGCTATCATtctggcaaatgagaaataagtgcacttaggctatccggaaggccaaaggcagttactttaaggagaagttctctctctgtgggtctaaccccaaaaAGTTCTGCAAAATGGTTCAAGACcaggagaataaaccctcctcctcccagctgcccattgataatgtggctgttactgacaagaagcacatggctgagctctatAATCACCACTTCAAGTCAGGATTCCTCAATTTaattctcaatttacatcaacaacatagctcaggcagtaggaagctctctcatccatttatatgcagatgatacagtcttatactcagctggcccctccccagagTTTGTGTTAAACATTCTACatcaaagctttcttagtgtccaacaagctttctctacccttaaccttgttctgaacacctccaaaacaaaggtcatgtggtttggtaggaagaatgcccctctccccacaggtgttattactacctctgagggtttagagctggAGGTAGTCAcatcatacaagtacttgggagtacggCTAGActgtgcactgtccttctctcagcacatatcaaagctgcaggctaaggttaaatctagagtTGGTTTCCTGTATCGTAATCCCTCATCTTTCACTCCAGCTTCCAaaataaccctgattcagatgaccatcctacccatgctagattacggagacatcatttatagatcgacagataagggtgctctcgagcaactagacgttctttaccattcggcgaTCAGActttccaccaatgctccttaaatgacacatcactgcactctatactcctctgtaaactggtcatctctgtaaacccgtcgcaagacccactggttgatgtttATTAATTAAAccatcttaggcctcactcccccctatctgagatatctactgcagccctcatcctccacatacaacacccgttctgcccgTCACATTGTGTTAaatgtccccaaagcacacacatccctgggtcgctccttttttcagttcgctgcagctagcgactggaacgagctgcaacaaacactcaaactggactgatttatctcaatctcttcattcaaagtctcaatcatggacactcttactgacagttgtggctgctttgtgtgatgtattgttgtctctaccttcttgacctttgtgctgttgtctgtgcccaataatgtttgtaccctgttttgtgctgctgccatgttgtgttgctaccatgtgttgtcgtgtgttgctgccttgctatgttgttgtcttaggtctctctttatgtagtgttgtctctcttgtcgttgGTGTGATTTGTCCTATATttacattgtatttatttaacatttatataacatctgctaaccatgtgtatgtgaccaataacatctgctaaccatgtgtatgtgaccaataacatctgctaaccatgtgtatgtgaccaataacatctgctaaccatgtgtatgtgaccaataacatctgctaaccatgtgtatgtgaccaataacatctgctaaccatgtgtatgtgaccaatacattttgctttggatttgatttgaatcacttttggcagctattacagcggtgaatctttctgggtccctaagagctttgcacacctggattttaCAATATTTGTCCATTATTCCTTTAAATATTCTTCAGCCTCTggtaagttggttgttgattattgctagacagtcattttgaagtcttgtcatagattttcaaggtgatttaagtccaaactgtaactaggcccctcaggaacattcactataACTCATACAGTAGGAATTCTAATCACAACTGACTAAATGTGTTTGAATTGAACAATCAAACTTCCTTTTAAAGCTACTTGTACATTACATCACATCATCCCAACGTTATGTAATACTCTATTATACAATGATAACATCTCCCTTAGAATTTTGCTGACatgcattttttttaaccttaatttaactaggcaagtcagttaagaacaatgtcttattttcaatgacggccaaggaacagtgggttaacagccttgttcaggggcagaatgacagatttgtaccttgtcagctcaaggatttgaacttgcaacctttcaaatactagcccaatgctctaaccactaggctaccctgccacatcATTGTATAGTTGCCGTAAATTCTTAATCCGGGCCCAGAGTGGAAGGGAGTTTACCAAGGTACCAACAATGTGACCTATGTGTCAAACTTCCCTGACCCAAATACATGTCAAGACTGAAGTTTCCACCTTGTTCCACAACCGCTGGGTCTACGGTCCAGAAAAGGGCATCATATTTCCAACTGAGAAAGTATTTAAACTAGAATTCCAGATCATTGGATCAGATCATCTAGGAATCTCATTCTGAGCAGAGAGTTCCAGGTATCTGTTGAACTTCACTGCCTGCCTCGACCTCTGAACCTGACAAGATGGTAAAGCTTGTTGTGACTCTCTctactctgctgctgctgttgttggcaCTGATGACTCTGGGTGAAACTAGTAAATAGGACAGGAACTGTCATCTAATGTGCTGTTTGCTACCATCAGTGtcaaagcaaatcaaatcaaagtttatttgttacGTTCGCCGAATACACCtttttgaaatgcttacttacaagccctgatCAACAGTGCAATTTTTTAGTAAAAagtaggtattaggtgaacaatagatacgtaaagaaataaaaaatatcagTAAAAGACAGTGAATAATGACAGTAGTGACGccataacaaggctatatacagtaggaaggctgtatacagtatagagtctatatacagtagcgaggctatatacagacactggttagtcaggccaattgaggtagtatgtacataaatgtatagttaaagtgactatgcatatatgataaacagagagtagcagcagcgtaaaagaggggttggggaggaGACAATGTGAagagtccgggtggccatttgattacttgttcaggagtcttatggcttgggggtaaaagcccCCCTCCAAAGgagcggactccggccgcaaacctgaacctataggggagagtccgggtgggcatctactctCGGTGGGggctccggtgcgggacgcagaccccgctccGCTTGAGGCCCCGCCCACTTCGGTGGCGCCTCTCGTGCAGGGATAGTCGCCGGGacctccggaccgtagatcgtcgccagaggctctggactgggaaccctcgctgaaggctctggactgggagcCCTTGCcgaaggctccggactgggaaccctcaccGCAGGCTCCGGACTGATGACCGTCGCCAGAGGCGCCGAACtggggatcgtcgccggaggctctggactggggactgtcgccggaggctccggactggggaccgtcgccggaggctctggactggggaccgtcgccgtaggctccggactggggaccgttgccggaggctctggactggggaccgtcgtcgGAGACTCCGGGATGGggaccgttgctggaggctccttttcctggatcatcactgcaggcttcgtgccatggatcatcactacaggctccgggccatggatcatcactggaggcttcgtgccatggatcatcactggaggcttcgtgccatggatcatcactacaggctccgggccatggatcatcactggaggtttcgtgccatggatcctcactgcaggctccgggccatggatcatcactggaggcttcgtgccatggatcatcactggaggcttcgggccatggatcatcactggaggcttcgtgccatggatcatcactggaggctttgtacatggagccggaacaggtctcatcggactgaggagacgtactagaagcctggtgcgtggaacTGGAACAGGTCTCACGGACTGGGGAGATGCACTGGacgcctggtgcgtggagcaggcaccggatacactgggcagTGGAGTcgcactggaggtctcaagcgtagagctggcacaaccagtcctggctggatgcttacTTTCggggtgctggcacaggacgcactgggcagTGAaggcgcaccggagacacagtacacagagccggcgcaggatatcctgggccgaagagacgcaccggagaccaggagcgctgagccgacACCATCCGacctggctgaatgcccactctagcacggcaaATGGGAGGAGCTGGCACAGAGCGTACCGCTGTGGTTTTAGCCTGCAATATGGGTTCCGTTAtaatcacagacaatattttgacagttttggaaactttagagtgttttctatcctaatctgacaattatatgcatattctagattctgggcctgagaaataggcagacCATGTTgctctcaattacgagagggccaaggtttgagaccagactgctgaatcttttaaccatcccacgtggttaaactcttagactatcgataccggcAGAATAAGAataagtctttgatattaattactagtctgcagctaggaatttggTATAATTGAACGGGAAAATCGACAACCGCCgaaaacatctattctataacgacctgaatgaatgtcactctgaactacccATTCTAACcacgccagagagagagagaggtcggatACTCTCCAACAGATCAAACTTTTTAACagagatcccgacgacacactgagcggaaatatatatattgattgcaattgttcccgaatgagtgagcgttcatgtgcaaaggattagcatttcaattgttataattatcaactatgtgttgtcttatctcagtcgacccccacttcccttttgtctaacaagccgccatgcctatttagcccactagggcacattccctaTAATTTCTTGAAACCATATTTACTTATttactgtttgtttgtgtgtgcacttctgtgattgtttagttagttaataaataaatgatttaagacaattgatgtatggatgactcatagtgaagacggggttcgtgcagataacaaacaatttacgacatttggaatgagactaacataaaataaataagtcattattcagaagactaattgatcagatattaaaatatctgaaaagttatattaggaaaattataactttgtaatctgaatattttaaTTTCcccctgacttcctagttaattccATTTTCCTGATTAGTTAATCACGAAAttctaattacagagaatctttgctaaaaactaaaagtcttcagttaatgatagtaaaaacACGACACCTCTCATGGTGTAGTGTCCTCTACAGTTACTACATCCACCCACTGGTGACCTCTCATGGTGTATTGTCCTCCACAGTTACTATACGatattttctctgtctgtctgcttcatcAGTTAGTATCTGTCATTGTGCTGTCCAAAAaaaagtaacctttatttaactaggcaagtcagttaaacctCTTTGGGATTGGCGCAATAGACGCAATAGATAgacgcaaatgtctcaactggccaattgcaaGGCAAAATGCAGAGctccagattcaaataaaatactatgaaattcaaactttcattaaatcacacatgtaagatattcaattaaagctacactcgtgaatccagccaacatgtcagatttaaaaatgctttttggcgaaagcataagaagctattatcttatagcctgcaccatctgcaccagcagtaaacaaaggagttagcatatttcaaccctacaggcgctacacaaaacgctgaaataaaatataaaacatgcattacctttgacaagcttcttttgttggcactccaatatgtcccataaatatcacaattggtccttttgttcgattaattccgtccatatatatccaaaatctccatttataaagcgcatttgatccagaaaaaaacagcttacaaaaaacgcaacgtcactacaaaatatttcaaacgttgcctataaactttgccaaactatttcaaactacttttgtaatacaaatttaggtatttttaaacgttaataatcgatcaaattgtagtcGGGTctttctgtgttcaatacaggaatgaaaacaaaccagcactgcttttcacgtcttgcacaactcacaaaagtgtccctagttccgagttggcctacttcttcattgcacaaaggaacaaccacaaccaaattccaaagactggtgaaaTCCAggggaagcggtaggaactgaaaacaggttcctatgaaatatcccttggcaaagacaactCAGGGAACGGAGAGGGCTAAAAAAAATAActaatctgaacagttagtcctctgggttttgcctgctacataagttctggtatacttacagacatcattcaacagttttagaaacttcagagtgttttctatccaaatctatgaataatatgcatatcttatattcttggcatgagtagcaggaagttgaaattgggcacgctatttattcaaaagtgaaaattctgccccctagcccaaagaggttttaagaacaaattcttatttgtaaTGACGGCCTAAACCGGccggttgtggtacagcctggattcaaaccagggatgtctgtagtgacacctcaagcactgagatgcagtgccttagaccgctgtggcACTCAGGAGCCCCACTCATACCACACAAGATGAAGACACAAAAGAAGTGAGAATTCTTAGTAAAATATatgatttattatatatataaaatgtaacAGTAACTGTTAAATATAACAGATGTGATCAATGATCTGATCATACACAAGACCTTTATGAATAAAAGGGTTAGAACATGTGATTTCTGATGCTCATACAACAAGATTATACCATTAAACTCTGCCAACACAGATGATTTCACATACAATGTGATAAAATGCTGGGTTCGTTGTCTGAGTCAGGCTCAGGACACAGGTTTGAGAAAACACAAAAGACTTTACTCAAAATATTCAAAACTGGAATATCTCCAACAAGGAAACATAACGTATAGAGAAAAACCCTccaacacacacggtaacacaaAACAATCACGGATGAAACAGAAAGGTAGACGAGAGggtaaataaggaacataataaGGGAATAGAAATCAGGTGTGTGTagtcaagacaaaacaaaaggaaaaaggaaacatggatcggtgatgactagaaagccggtgacgccgaccgccAAACGTCGccccaacaaggagaggagccgacctCAGCCGAAGTCATGACATACAAATAGGTTATGTAAAATAATAAACTaggtggttccagccctgaatgctgattggctgacaactGTAGTATGTCAGACCATATACTATCGGTATGACAATAAAtcatatttttactgctctaattatgtttgtaaccagtttataatagcaataaggctcctcaGGGGTTTGTCatatgtggccaatataccacggctaagggctgtgtccaggtgCTCCGCGTTGTTTATATTCTTCATTTATTATCCTTTTCAGCACAGAGAAATGTCTGATAAAATTCAGGTAGTTGGATATCCTTAGAGATAGCAGGCTTCCAGCATGTTTGCATTCTCCTCCGTCAATGAAGATAGCAACACAAACTCTTCGTCCCGTGTACCCTTGTGATGAACACTATTCCTATGACCTTTTCTTGTTCAATCGTTCCGCTCTCTCCCTGTAGAGAAGAAATAAAGTTATGTCATCCATTTCTTATACCATCGTTTTACCTAATATCCTTATGataaaccctacacacactgTCAGTATAATTCAATTCCAAGGAGCCAAATCATTTTATCCTGAATAAATATGAATGAATTCTTACCTCAGCTTGCGAACAGCTTTCATAACCCAGTCCTTGGTGGGATCCACACATTGGAATCTCCCTCTGACAGTGTGGAAACTGGAAGAGAACATGTTGAGGAGACAACATCAGTCAATCATCTGTGCTTTATAGGCTTACATCTCTATAATATCACATCGCAAATGAAGCAATGCATTTGTTGTACAATTATTTTATACTTAATGATATACTTAAATTGAAGAAATACTACATGTGTTACAATTAATGTTATCATTTTACTTGCAATTTGTCCCAGTTCTACTGTTAGGCCTTCCAGAGTCACTCACATGATAGCATCAATGTTGCACCCGTCAATCACTGTCTGTATGGAAAAGCCAAGGATGAGACGGATGGCCATCCTACCCTGGGAGTAACTCGTACAACAGCCTCTAGGAAAACCTATTGAGCAAAAAGACAAGAAACTTTATCTTGTATGGCAATTAAAAAACACCATTTGCAAAaaacaaggagagagggagacagacagacggactgaGACAAAACTTTCACATCCAATATTGACCTTGTTTAGCTGCAGAAACCTCGGCAGCAAACAGCCCCACAGCCAGGAGCACGAGCAGCACAATAACAGGGGCTCTGATCTGGGCCATCTCTTCTTCTGTGGTGCTGTGATGTGACGAGCTGCTGTCTTCAGACAAAGAGCTTCAGTGGCTGTGTGAGGTCCTACTCCTCACCAGAGCCATATATATACTCCTGGtgcaggtagagagaggtgaaatgGACTTTCCTACCCACGCCTTAAAACCAAAGTTCCACGGCAGAATTTCCCCATCACATTCCCCAATGAGCAAAAAAGGGAAACAAGATTCTTGAACGGAACAAGAGGGAGACTGTTTGAACAACTTTTACATGTTTATTTACATACAGCATTTATTCTGAGCTGATTGAAATGCACGACAATATTAGTGTACCTAAATGCTTGTACCTTTGTTGAAGTCTCCTGGGTTAAGGAATACATTTTTGGATTATGttaagtgagtttgtgttttatATTATATCTCAGTATTTCATTATTCTGGTGCTGGGGACCCAAAGGGTTTAGTTTTGCCCCAAATgctacacacctgattccacgAATTACCTCATCATCAAaaccctgctcagacgttgcatgcatcaaccaatagTTGTGTGGGATGTCATCGGCCGTGCTGTCTAGCATCAGATTGCTAATAGAACATGTGGTTAGTTCATacttaaaatacctatccaggcattgTAAGACCTAGCAGGCATCAGCAACGCCTAGGCAGAGGAACACTCCCAATGATTAGTGGAATCAGGTATCTAGTGCTACGGCAATAACAGAAAAGTGCACACCTTTTGGGTCCCCATTAAGAAACACTGTTCTATCCTATGATCCTATATGAACTAGTTATAAATACAAGGAGTGCAGGGTGAATTACATGCCAACCACTGTACCTCAATTGAACAATATATCAATTCTACATTATAATGTCCTTTAACCCTCATAACCAAAGGATGTGGGAGATGTCAATCAAATAAAAACCTTTGTATTTTGATTCAGACAGAGAATAACTGTGGTCTCAAATCAATAGCCTGTTTACGCACCCATTCATCAATCTAAGTGACAGTAAataaaatccccatcaaaatacgTCAGTTTAAATGAGAGATATCAGATTTTTGAATGAGCTTcttctcaatccaccacatccacaTGTGCAGTGAAAgatgtcagaccatgagaattcgccaaaatctgtcttctcacaaaaacgtctgtagcgtctgaaTGTTTCTCCGGATCTCTGTTTTGATCTACGCCCCCCACAAGTAACACTGAtgtgtcaacttctgtctgtagtgtctgaacCATTTGGACTAGAAACTAATACTCCAGTACTACCACACTGACTCTCAccaacacaatggtgttctccgtccaacgctctaaccactaggctaccctgccgcccctataggCAGAGTGACTCCACCTCAAGAGTTgtatttggcgaaaggctcggcataCGCATACTCAAGCTCACTGGCTATCATtctggcaaatgagaaataagtgcacttaggctatccggaaggccaaaggcagttactttaaggagaagttctctctctgtgggtctaaccccaaaaAGTTC
This window encodes:
- the LOC139386590 gene encoding C-C motif chemokine 20-like, which produces MAQIRAPVIVLLVLLAVGLFAAEVSAAKQGFPRGCCTSYSQGRMAIRLILGFSIQTVIDGCNIDAIIFHTVRGRFQCVDPTKDWVMKAVRKLRERAERLNKKRS
- the LOC139387350 gene encoding C-C motif chemokine 20-like; translation: MAQIRAPVIVLLVLLAVGLFAAEVSAAKQGFPRGCCTSYSQGRMAIRLILGFSIQTVIDGCNIDAIIFHTVRGRFQCVDPTKDWVMKAVRKLRERAERLNKKRS